In the Kribbella sp. NBC_00482 genome, one interval contains:
- a CDS encoding cytochrome P450, whose protein sequence is MTESFPVRRPSGCPFDPAQEYAAFRRTEEPTKVSTPAGVDAYVISRYDDVRTLLRDGRLSSRLAPSDHVVPDADLDREVESGSILQVDGAAHKRLRRMLATEFAVKRMEAMRPRIADMIESRIDAMLAAGGPVDLVQEFALPIPSLVICELLGVPYEDRDEFQERSALLVRVDGWTDEIGRASDELNQYIVGLVLAKQAHREDDLLSRLITRGEELGTPLSLEELVTVGVTLLIAGHETTANMIALSTLALLANPAQLDALRADPSLAPAAVEELLRYLSVVHFGLFRYVTDDLPVGPMTIDAGGYLIAALSSANRDESVFEDPDRLDLERNAAAHVAFGFGPHQCIGQQLARVELQEVFTRLFARIPTLRLAVPIDEIDYRENTLVYGVTALPVTWDQPLPTAI, encoded by the coding sequence ATGACCGAGAGTTTCCCCGTTCGCAGGCCGTCCGGCTGCCCCTTCGATCCGGCGCAGGAGTACGCCGCGTTCCGCCGTACCGAGGAGCCCACGAAGGTGTCCACGCCGGCCGGTGTCGACGCGTACGTGATCAGCCGGTACGACGACGTGCGCACCCTGCTCCGGGACGGCCGGCTGAGTTCACGGCTGGCGCCGTCCGATCACGTCGTACCGGATGCGGATCTGGACCGGGAGGTGGAGTCCGGGTCGATCCTGCAGGTGGACGGGGCGGCGCACAAACGGCTGCGGAGGATGCTGGCGACCGAGTTCGCGGTCAAGCGGATGGAGGCGATGCGGCCGCGGATCGCGGACATGATCGAGTCGCGGATCGACGCGATGCTGGCGGCCGGCGGACCGGTCGATCTGGTGCAGGAGTTCGCGTTGCCGATCCCGTCGCTGGTGATCTGCGAGCTGCTGGGCGTCCCGTACGAGGACCGCGACGAGTTCCAGGAGCGCAGCGCCCTGCTCGTCCGGGTCGACGGGTGGACCGACGAGATCGGGCGGGCCAGTGACGAGCTGAACCAGTACATCGTCGGGCTGGTGCTGGCGAAGCAGGCGCATCGCGAGGACGACCTGCTGTCCCGGCTGATCACTCGCGGCGAGGAGCTCGGTACGCCGCTGAGCCTGGAGGAGCTGGTGACGGTCGGGGTCACGCTGCTGATCGCCGGCCACGAGACGACCGCGAACATGATCGCGCTCAGCACGCTAGCGCTGCTAGCGAATCCGGCGCAGCTCGATGCGCTGCGGGCCGATCCCTCGCTCGCACCGGCCGCGGTCGAGGAGTTGCTGCGGTACCTGTCCGTGGTGCACTTCGGACTCTTCCGGTACGTCACCGACGACCTGCCCGTCGGTCCGATGACCATCGACGCGGGCGGCTACCTGATCGCGGCGCTGTCCTCGGCCAACCGCGACGAGAGCGTGTTCGAGGACCCGGACCGGCTGGATCTGGAGCGGAACGCCGCGGCGCATGTCGCATTCGGGTTCGGGCCGCACCAGTGCATCGGCCAGCAGCTCGCACGGGTCGAACTGCAGGAGGTGTTCACGCGGCTGTTCGCCCGCATTCCGACGCTGCGACTCGCCGTACCGATCGACGAGATCGACTACCGAGAGAACACACTCGTGTACGGAGTGACAGCGTTGCCAGTCACCTGGGACCAGCCGCTACCTACTGCGATCTGA
- a CDS encoding TetR/AcrR family transcriptional regulator produces MGLREVKRERTRRLIADKAFELFSDNGFGRTTVEQIAAAAEVGPSTLYRYFPTKEGLVLEFVDDCLADAVDWFRQQPAMDLRDGLRAVIERVLEQLERNPDRIRAVFDLAEQAGSVSAHLNELIWRFRTDLADELVRRLPADDLRRSEFVAALSAGIAMNIIETVVRVWVDTPDTVEAKALARRAMRLLSTGGVPLPGAQDA; encoded by the coding sequence ATGGGACTGCGCGAGGTGAAGCGGGAGCGGACCCGCCGGCTGATCGCGGACAAGGCGTTCGAGCTGTTCAGCGACAACGGGTTCGGCCGGACGACGGTCGAGCAGATCGCGGCGGCGGCCGAGGTCGGGCCGAGCACGCTGTACCGGTACTTCCCGACCAAGGAGGGGCTGGTCCTCGAGTTCGTCGACGACTGCCTGGCCGACGCGGTCGACTGGTTCCGTCAGCAGCCCGCCATGGACCTGCGGGACGGCCTGCGGGCCGTCATCGAGCGTGTCCTCGAGCAACTCGAGCGCAACCCGGACCGGATCCGCGCGGTGTTCGACCTGGCCGAGCAGGCCGGGTCGGTGAGCGCCCACCTGAACGAGCTGATCTGGCGCTTCCGCACCGATCTGGCCGATGAGCTGGTACGCCGTCTGCCCGCCGACGACCTGCGCCGCTCGGAGTTCGTGGCCGCACTGTCCGCGGGGATCGCGATGAACATCATCGAGACCGTGGTCCGCGTCTGGGTCGACACGCCGGACACCGTCGAGGCGAAGGCGCTGGCCCGGCGCGCGATGCGCCTGCTGTCCACCGGCGGCGTCCCGCTCCCCGGCGCACAGGACGCCTGA
- a CDS encoding trans-sulfuration enzyme family protein, translated as MTPDLDPSTVVVHAGRPERVPNAPVGESPVFSSTYVAGGDRGYGRFGNDAWTALEETLGELEGGRALTFASGMAAAAALIDLIPVGGRVVAPQHAYSGVLALLDQQAATGRLKVDRVDIADTDAAVQAVDGADMLWIESPTNPAMEVADIPALAAAGRAAGATVVVDNTFATPLLQQPLRLGADVVMHSATKFIAGHSDVLLGAVVTADDELWSAIDLRRRSLGAIPGPMEAWLALRGLRTLALRLERAQSNAAFLAERLREHPRVSRVRYPGLPDDPGHDRAAAQMSGFGAILAFELGGDAAGAQNVCESTELWVHATSLGGVESMLERRRRWPIEVPTIPEDLIRLSVGIEHPDDLWADLEQALSAGI; from the coding sequence ATGACTCCTGACCTCGATCCGTCCACCGTCGTCGTCCACGCAGGCCGGCCGGAGCGGGTGCCGAATGCTCCCGTCGGCGAGTCCCCGGTCTTCAGCTCGACGTACGTCGCCGGCGGAGATCGCGGCTACGGGCGGTTCGGGAACGACGCGTGGACCGCGCTCGAGGAGACCCTCGGCGAACTGGAGGGTGGCCGGGCGCTGACGTTCGCCTCCGGGATGGCGGCCGCGGCGGCGCTCATCGACCTGATCCCGGTCGGTGGCCGCGTGGTCGCGCCGCAGCACGCGTATTCCGGCGTACTCGCGCTCCTCGACCAGCAGGCCGCGACCGGCCGGCTGAAGGTTGACCGCGTCGACATCGCCGACACCGACGCTGCCGTCCAAGCGGTCGACGGCGCCGACATGCTCTGGATCGAATCACCGACGAACCCCGCGATGGAGGTCGCCGACATCCCGGCCCTCGCCGCCGCCGGTCGTGCCGCCGGCGCGACCGTCGTCGTCGACAACACGTTCGCGACTCCCCTGCTCCAGCAGCCGCTGCGGCTCGGGGCGGATGTCGTGATGCACTCGGCAACCAAGTTCATCGCCGGTCACTCGGACGTCCTCCTCGGCGCGGTCGTCACCGCGGATGACGAACTGTGGTCGGCGATCGACCTGCGTCGCCGCAGCCTCGGTGCGATCCCGGGCCCGATGGAGGCCTGGCTCGCGCTCCGCGGCCTGCGCACGCTGGCACTCCGCCTCGAGCGAGCCCAGTCGAACGCAGCGTTCCTGGCCGAGCGACTGCGCGAGCACCCGCGCGTCAGCCGGGTCCGCTACCCCGGCCTGCCGGACGACCCGGGGCACGACCGCGCCGCCGCGCAGATGTCCGGCTTCGGTGCGATCCTCGCCTTCGAACTCGGCGGTGACGCGGCCGGCGCCCAGAACGTCTGCGAGAGCACCGAACTCTGGGTACACGCGACCAGCCTCGGCGGCGTCGAGTCGATGCTCGAACGCCGCCGCCGCTGGCCGATCGAGGTCCCGACGATCCCCGAGGACCTGATCCGCCTGTCCGTCGGCATCGAACACCCCGACGATCTGTGGGCCGATCTCGAGCAGGCGCTCAGCGCCGGGATTTGA
- a CDS encoding MFS transporter has protein sequence MTATEQLQTAPPRAARVATWLYFGLNGFAVGMWVVHIPSIEQKTGITHSTLGLLLLVLGGAAFIGMQVAGPLVDKLGQRRLVPAAGILLGIALFGPGLATNWWTLGLTLILVGFGNGSIDVGMNAQAVVVERGYPRPIMAAFHAMWSIGGAIAAVIGAATLKGGVPTEVTLGLSGLVCIAIALAASRFLLEATISEEDADEETPREKPPAKLVWALGGLAFGLMLAEGVANDWAALHFRDILGTSVSTAAFAYGAFAVAMTVGRFLTDRVAAVVGPAAIVRWGAAMAAVGLTLVIVVPWVPVALVGWAIFGLGLAGGVPQLFTAAGNLDPRSSGALMARVVGLGYVGLLAGPALIGGLAHWMPLNIAFILPVVLCVLTFFGGPVLKSRR, from the coding sequence TTGACCGCCACCGAACAGTTGCAGACCGCACCGCCCCGAGCCGCTCGTGTCGCCACCTGGTTGTACTTCGGTCTGAACGGCTTCGCCGTCGGGATGTGGGTCGTGCACATCCCGAGCATCGAGCAGAAGACCGGGATCACCCACAGCACGCTCGGACTGCTCCTACTGGTCCTCGGCGGCGCCGCGTTCATCGGCATGCAGGTCGCTGGACCGCTCGTCGACAAGCTCGGCCAGCGCCGCCTCGTTCCGGCGGCCGGCATCCTGCTCGGCATCGCGCTCTTCGGCCCCGGCCTGGCCACGAACTGGTGGACGCTCGGGCTCACGCTGATCCTCGTCGGCTTCGGCAACGGCTCGATCGACGTCGGCATGAACGCGCAGGCCGTCGTGGTCGAGCGCGGCTATCCGCGACCGATCATGGCCGCCTTCCACGCGATGTGGTCGATCGGCGGTGCGATCGCCGCCGTCATCGGCGCGGCCACGCTGAAGGGCGGCGTACCGACCGAGGTCACGCTCGGCCTGTCCGGCCTGGTCTGCATCGCGATCGCGCTCGCCGCCAGCCGATTTTTGCTGGAGGCAACGATCTCCGAGGAGGACGCGGACGAGGAGACGCCGCGGGAGAAGCCGCCGGCCAAGCTGGTCTGGGCGCTCGGCGGGCTCGCGTTCGGCCTGATGCTGGCCGAGGGTGTGGCCAACGACTGGGCCGCGCTGCACTTCCGCGACATCCTCGGCACGTCGGTCAGTACGGCGGCCTTCGCGTACGGCGCGTTCGCGGTCGCGATGACCGTGGGACGTTTCCTCACCGACCGGGTCGCGGCCGTCGTCGGTCCGGCGGCGATCGTGCGCTGGGGCGCCGCGATGGCCGCGGTCGGTCTGACGCTGGTGATCGTCGTACCGTGGGTGCCGGTCGCGCTCGTCGGCTGGGCGATCTTCGGCCTCGGCCTCGCGGGCGGCGTACCGCAGTTGTTCACCGCCGCCGGCAACCTCGACCCGCGCTCGTCCGGCGCCCTGATGGCCCGCGTCGTCGGCCTCGGGTACGTCGGCCTGCTCGCGGGTCCCGCACTGATCGGCGGCCTCGCGCACTGGATGCCGCTGAACATCGCGTTCATCCTGCCGGTCGTCCTGTGCGTCCTGACGTTCTTCGGCGGGCCGGTGCTCAAATCCCGGCGCTGA
- a CDS encoding DeoR/GlpR family DNA-binding transcription regulator, with amino-acid sequence MRSAERHQVIVERLRGVDRVSVQELVEATEASDMTVRRDLDFLAAQGVLKRVHGGAVSAMPSGLEPPHSLRAQAAVAAKQAIARAAVEHLRDGETIVLDSGTTALETAKLLHDRSMTVMPLSLHVAHELADAPRIRLLMPGGEARKGELSLVGPLTVASLRALRFDAAVLSPCAFSLDAGLTAFDLGDAEVKQEAMNVATRTIVLADGAKWDRAALAYVCPADRPDLIITDDSAPEDQRTMLTQRGVLVEVAP; translated from the coding sequence ATGAGAAGTGCGGAACGGCACCAAGTGATCGTAGAACGACTACGAGGCGTTGACCGAGTGTCGGTCCAGGAACTGGTCGAAGCGACCGAGGCCTCGGACATGACGGTCCGCCGCGACCTCGACTTCCTGGCGGCGCAGGGCGTCCTGAAGCGCGTCCACGGCGGCGCGGTGTCCGCGATGCCGTCCGGCCTCGAGCCGCCGCACTCGTTGCGTGCCCAGGCCGCCGTCGCCGCCAAGCAGGCGATCGCCCGCGCCGCCGTCGAGCACCTTCGCGACGGCGAGACGATCGTGCTCGACAGCGGTACGACGGCCCTCGAGACCGCGAAGCTCTTGCACGACCGGTCGATGACGGTGATGCCGCTGTCGCTGCACGTCGCGCACGAACTGGCCGACGCCCCGCGGATCCGGCTGCTGATGCCGGGCGGTGAGGCGCGCAAGGGAGAGCTGTCGCTGGTCGGTCCGCTGACCGTTGCCTCGCTGCGTGCGCTGCGGTTCGACGCCGCCGTACTGAGCCCGTGCGCGTTCAGCCTCGACGCCGGACTGACGGCCTTCGACCTGGGCGACGCGGAGGTCAAGCAGGAAGCGATGAACGTGGCCACCCGCACCATCGTGCTCGCCGACGGCGCCAAGTGGGACCGCGCCGCCCTCGCCTACGTCTGCCCGGCAGACCGCCCCGACCTGATCATCACCGACGACTCAGCCCCCGAGGACCAACGAACCATGCTGACCCAACGCGGCGTACTCGTAGAGGTGGCTCCTTGA